A stretch of DNA from Vibrio gallaecicus:
AGATGTTGTAGATTGAAACGTACAGGCTAATCGTTGCTGAGATGTAGTTAGTCTCACCGCCACGAATGATGCTTTGCGTAGTTAGCAAAATTACACCAGTAGAGAACAGGATAAACATACCGCTCATCGCTAGTGAAAGTAGTGGCATCTGTAGGAAGATGTTAGCAACCATACCAACTAGTAGAACAACGAAACCAGCCATTAACATACCGTTTAGGAATGAAAGATCGCGTTTAGTCGTTAGTGCATAAGCAGACGCTGCCATGAAGGCTAGTGCAGTACCGCCAAGAGCGGTTAGGATGACATCACCCATACCAGCGCCAACATACATATTCAGGATCGGACCGATTGTGTAGCCAAGGAAGC
This window harbors:
- a CDS encoding Bax inhibitor-1/YccA family protein, with amino-acid sequence MNSPMFSRTASQESALQTNKVLRNTYALLSMTLLWSALVAGVSMAMNLPRPGLIIMLVGFYGLLFLTEKNRDNSMGLVFTFLFTGFLGYTIGPILNMYVGAGMGDVILTALGGTALAFMAASAYALTTKRDLSFLNGMLMAGFVVLLVGMVANIFLQMPLLSLAMSGMFILFSTGVILLTTQSIIRGGETNYISATISLYVSIYNIFISLLSILGIMNSDD